The Serinus canaria isolate serCan28SL12 chromosome Z, serCan2020, whole genome shotgun sequence genomic interval agtcctttttctcctctgcagtaAAATAAACTGTGGTGCGTCTCCTTGATCTCTAGCCGAGAATTGACTCCTTCAAGAGGCAGGGTAAGCATTCAGCCACTGTTCTTAAAAGAATTACCAAAAAGGTTCTTGTCTAGGTCTGACTTTGACACTGTATTCCTTTTTCACCCAAAAGAGCCATAGTTAGCATGTGTCCCACAAATACATAAGAAGGAGACTATGTGGAGCAAGACAAAAGCGTCTCTGGGTCTTGATGTCCTCACTTCTTTTAAGAGGCGTAATATGCCTTGTTGAGTCCATGCTGAAATAAGTAGGCTGCAAAAAGTAGAACATTGCTAGAGGCAGGGAACAAACACTGATTCTGAAAAACTGAATACTGACTGAACTCAAAGGGATACATAGAACGCTGACAGCTCTGCAAGGTGGTGCTCAGCAACAGCAAGCGGTGATTTCCATTGCCAGCACACAATCACATAGATAACTAAGCACATTTCTGCTCACAAATCCTTGCAGTGCAAAACTGCATTCACTTCTTAAAGTCATTCCAAGGGAATAGGGGAATACAGCAACTCATAATTTAGCCTAAAAGTACATGTTTTCTAGGGTGGTGTTTTTTGAGATTAGTTTTTTATCGTGTCATTTAATATGAAGAAATCAGCTGAAAATGTCTAGAACCTAGGTGAATTTTTGCTTCTAACACTGATTTTAACATTTAACATGAAATGACAGCAGGGGCAATAGATAACTGCTTGAAAGAAATGACAATTACAAGGGAAAGGCACATGCAAATGTCTTCAAGGGGCAgttcagaaacattttgttttatcCCCATTTGTTTCTTTAACTGCCCACATTAAGGTACATTAGAGTTTTGGACTTCAGTGCAGTGGTTATTATgtcaacaaaaataatttccctggTGTTAGAATTTAGTCAGGGATTATTCCATTATATTAATGTTCTACAAATGTCATAGAACAAAGAATATTCCTATCAAGCATGCCCAGAAATCTCCAACTATCTAGTTCAGAGcataaaacaaaaggaagcaaGAAAACGCAACTCTAAACTTGAAGCTAAgttaagtgaaaaaaatcctaCGAACCCTTGCAACCTCCTCCTTTTGACAACTTAAAATAAAGCAACGATGCAACCAATGATCAACCACTAAAAAAAGGGATTCTCAAAACTGCCTAGCCTTGGGTCCTGAAGATAAGTCATGGGTACCTCTGGAGAGCGCAGCTGGATTTTACAACTTTTGGCACATTTCCCTTGATAGAAGTGGGAgatttttttatcctgtttttaaaatctctgcaaAGAATGCGGATACTAATTTTAGATGCCTCTGCATCCTATCATATATCAGCCTGACTTTGGTTTCAAAATGCCGAAATCTAATAGTAAGATTGAACACAGGCTCTTAAATCACATTAATCCGAAGATTCTGTCttataatattttcatattcatCTTTGTTAACCATAGATATTATAATTGTCATTCTTTCTCCAGATAATGCCAACCATTTAAAAATGGTATTTGCTATCAACCATGTATGACAAAACTATGGCTCGTAACCGGTGGGAAACTTGAGAGGTGGCTGAACAACTTTGCATCTTGCAATTGCTGAggattgaaaataaaaatcatggtATTTATGgtaaagaataaaatttcatttctcaatCTTTTGAAGATTTCTTTggaaacataaaacaaaaaaaaggttactTGTACTGAACTAATGTTCCACTTCTGTCTTCTTTCCATTTATAAAGATTCCTAAAATCTGGAAAAACTTGCCCCTCTTGCTCTAAGATACTGCCCCTGAAAGAAGCATAACCACATTGTTATTAAAATGACATCAAGAATAGCTAAGGAATCTGTTCTTGGAAATTAGCTTTGTGTTATCTACAAATATACAAGATGAGAATGACAGTGGCTAGAGGTTCATTATATCTGGCAGTATGTCAGCCTTTTTGAGGCGATCATGTTTTAAACACTATTTTAGTATTATAAATCCCCATATTATGCATGAACAACTGTCGTTTACTTGGCATTGAAGAAGAGTTCATTCCTAGTAACAGTGTTTGTATGTTTTAATTCACTTGTGTAACGAGTAAGATGACCATATTTCCCAAGGAGTCTGCAGAATGTATTATGCCCTTTATTTGGCCGTACACATTAACATTTTAACAGTAGCTTTGAAATTAATATCAGGGCTAACAAAACTGATTCTCTCTCTTCAAGGTAGAACTCAACTCCTCCATGCCAGCATTGACTAGTGGGTTGCCTTCCCTGTTTGAGAACCAGGGCAGTATTACAGTAAACTGGTCCAGTGTGATATCACAGATATCAAAAATATTCCATTCTGTATCAAAACTAGGCACATGCCTTATATTTATATGAAGAGTAGATTGACAGAGTTGAGCGGTTTTGCTCTCAACTATTCAGCTCTAGCCTTCTACATGAGGAGAAAAATATCTTATATTATTTCTAATTAGTAACTACAAGGATCTAATTTGGGTTTTTATGGTAGTTAAAAGATGGGTGACATCACACTTGGGTCAGTATTGGTGGGTATCTAAAAGTACAACCTCTCGTTTGTATTGCTTCAAAATGTACACAGTATAGatgtagatttaaaaaaaaaaaaagctaccgatttttttgttgtgttgaACCAACTAGAAGGACTAGAAGGGAGGATGCAAAGTTTTACCAAATGAGATATATGGATACAAATTTCATTGTAGAGTGTGGTTTAGACAAATGTGTCTTTTCCTTTAAGTATGTAAATCCTACactgtaggtttttttcttttccttttgtagcAGTAGAAAATGTTGAACAATTGTCCATGAGCATGAGCCAGTGGTTCATTGCTGATATCCCCAGAATGCCAATATTTGCAATGCAAACAGTTAGTACAATTTCCCAGTTCTATGAAAGGCCCTGACACATCTGCCTCAAGGTCTGGAGGCTCTGTTGTATAACCACAAATAGTCTTTCCATTTTCATATAACCTTTTGATACACTGACAGCTGCATTAAGCTGCTTCTGCCTAGCAATTTCACATGCCAGGCTGTTTTAATTGGTTTTAATGCCACAGAAAAAGCACTGCTAGCAGAATACCATCAAATCATTTTCATATTGAACCTTCGTGGTCCAGAAACCTCCCCTTCAACCACAGCACCATTGTTTTTGCGAGGGACATATTCAAGGTCAATGCTGGTTTTATGTTTGCCTTTCCCTCGGCTCCAcacaaaaagaagaaggaaacaaaataaaactactCCAAGGAATGTGAAACAGCCCATAGCGGTGGACACCAATATTGTCTTAAGGTCCAGAGAGTAGCTGTTTGCATTAGTTCCATTAGAACTTGTGTCGTTGGAGTCTGTCATATACATAGGGGTCCTGTTGGCATAAAGGAAACGGTCTGAAGTGAACCCCTTCACTGTCAGGGAGGCCGAGTAGGTGTCATTCCCAGCTGCATTACTTGCAATACAGACATAGATCCCAGTGTCCTGGTCTTGGGCGAATCGGATCTCCAGGGTGccatctcccagcacagtggCTCTACCATTTGATTTAGTTGTGATCAGCCTCCGGCGTGGGGTAACCCAGGAGATGGTAGGCTGTGGGTCCCCGTCAGCATTGCACATCAGCTGCACGGTCTGTCCTTCCTCCACTACCAGGTACTGCAACTTCTTGTCTTGTATCTTGGGCTTCTTACAGGTGAAATAAAAGgagagagctgtgctgtgaaagTCTCTGAATGACCTCTCTCTGACACTGTCTGGACCAGCACACATTGGTGGCTCGCCACCAAACTGCAAGGTGGGCTGCCGCTGCAAAATCCAAAGAAGACGACAGTCACAGGCCAGAGGGTTGTTGTTGATGCAGAGGACCTCAAGGCTTTTGGAAGAATGGAATACATTCTCTTCTAGGGTTTCTAACAGGTTTTGGGACACGTTAAGCACGCGTAAGAAACGGAGCCCTTGGAAAGCATGTGGTTCAATGGTGCGCAGCTGTGCCCCCACCAtgtggagctcctgcaggcGCACTAAATCTGACAGCATGCCTGCCTCGATGGTGCTGATGGGGTTGTAGGAGAGGTTGAGATGTGTCAGGTAAACCAGATGTTTAAAAGCAGAGTAAGGTACTGCAGACAGGTTGGTGTTTGTAATGGATAGAGAAGTCAGGTTGAGACCGTACAGACTGTTGGCAGGCAGCATGTCCAGGAGGGGCCAGGCCTCTATCTGCAGGTCCTTCAGGCGAAACAGTCTTTTAAAGGCGTACGCCGGCAAAGCATTAATGTTGAGCTGTTTCAAATGGAGGCTGATGAGGTTGTGGAGGTGAGAAAGAGCTTCTGTTGGTACGGCTGTGAGGTTGCATCTCTCCAGGGTGAGCTGCTCCAGACTAAGCAGCCCACTGAAGGCCCTGTGTGATATATACACCAAATCATTGTCTCCAACCTCCAGGGATTTTAGGTTATGCAGATCTTGAAACATGTAGTCCAGCAAAATGACAATCTTGTTTTCACTTATATCAAGCTTTGTTAAGTTTGACAACCCAGTGAACACCCCAAGGGGGACCAGCTTCAGACGGTTTCCTTTCAGCCTCAAGGAGCGCAAGTTGAAGAGATTGTTAAAAGCTCCAGGCTCAACATTGGAGACAATATTGTCGCTGAGGTCAATCTCCTCCAGCAATGGGTATGATGTGAATTCCTCAGGGTTAACGCTTTTTAGTCGGTTCTTGCTGAGGTCCAAGATTTTGGTCTCAATGGGAATGCCTTCTGGGATGGACATCAGACGTCTTCGGTGACAGCTGACAGACTTGTTCTGTGCCGAGCATTCACAGCGGGCTGGGCAGCCCACAGTGGGGCTTGTGAAGacaagcagcacagccagacccAGGAATAGCTGCCAGCATGATAGAGCTGTGTGACGCATGACTCCACTGATCTGGGCTAACCCTCTGTCACGGGCCTGTGGGGTGAGGATAGGAAAGGGGAGAAGTTAAGtctgcagaaaaagaacagtactgttgcaaagaaaatgcatgTGGTTTTGTATTGAACAAATCAATAAAACTTATTGTGAATGGCATGACCTacataaaagcagattttactTCAATGTCAAAGGGCTAGTCAAAGGATTTGTGAATCCATCATTTACCTCCAGATTTTGGTGAAGACAAAACAGTTTTTCCTACTGCAAACAGTAGAAAAACTTTCAGTCTTTTCTCGGTCTCAGTAGGTTTCCTCAAGACAGTTCTATAATTAACCCAGAGATAAAGACCATACACTAAGCAAAAAGGGCTAATAGCATTTGTGATAAGTTTTACAGCATTGGATTTCTGTGAGGTGGTATGAAACTAAGCTTTTGCCTCCCATTAGTATTTTAAGGCAAATCTTAATGATGTATTATAATCAAGAAAAGGAGCTCCTTGACAATGAAAAGATTCCTTTTATCATTTATTGCATATATTACAGCTATAAAGAGATGAAGCTTGTTCTTTCATACACATACACAATGGCTCAGATGAGGAAGGAAGAACTGGTGCATCTCTGATTAGAATTTGTAATAGGTCAAATtgattctttgctttttattgcaGAGAGATATTTTGTGTAACTGTTTAGAACCCAAGATCCAAGAGACGTTTGCAGAATACATCTTTGTGCTTTCAAGACATGTAAACTAGTTttagaaagacaaaaacaaGATAAGATGAGCTGTCTGTGTTTAAGCAGTGCAATGTCCAAAGAAGCATCACAGATTTAATGAAAATCTCAGTTTGTAAATTTATTCATTCCCGCCTTCAGATTAAAAATGAGGATAGAAGAAGACAAGATACCTTCTACTAAATTAGCTGCGCTCCTCCAAACCATGTACCTTTCAGGTTTAGTCACCAAAGGCAAGAGTCTTTTTCTAAGTCTACTTAGAAGCTACTAAATGAAGGCAAACAATAACCCGtttcaaaagaagaagaaaagggtaTAGGTGTTCATCAAAGGAAGGTGTGTTTGAGTGTTCAGAGTAAAGCAAACTCCAAGCAAGGACCAGAGAAGTGCCTTAATTCCTATGGTACAGCCATCTGGATGAGGGTAAGATATAGGGCTGGGATACAGACTTCATATTATTAATAAGCTTTATAATGGGCCTCAGGCTTGTGATGCCTTTCTGCATTGTTTAATCTGGGCTTCATTATAATtgtaaaaatacttaaataacTCCTACCAGAAACTACCTTTTGGATCTCCTCAGGTGACTATGGCCCATCTGCTCCAAGGCTCAATGACAAAATTACCCAACAGCCAAGAATCCACTTATCTGAGTCTTTGGGCTTTGAGGATCATCTGGCTACTGCGTAAGAAATTTGTAAATTGCATTtgagtaaatttttttttttttttgcctatgTGTTGTCACATGGATTGTAACATAAAAGAAATTCTCCCATAATCAGAggataaatacatttaaaaaaatatggtaTAACTAAATTGATGAGGCAATCAGACAGCTGCTTGAGCAAATAAGCTGTTTGAAGTGCAACAAAACAGTCCTGTGTAAATTACAGACTGA includes:
- the LINGO2 gene encoding leucine-rich repeat and immunoglobulin-like domain-containing nogo receptor-interacting protein 2; translated protein: MRHTALSCWQLFLGLAVLLVFTSPTVGCPARCECSAQNKSVSCHRRRLMSIPEGIPIETKILDLSKNRLKSVNPEEFTSYPLLEEIDLSDNIVSNVEPGAFNNLFNLRSLRLKGNRLKLVPLGVFTGLSNLTKLDISENKIVILLDYMFQDLHNLKSLEVGDNDLVYISHRAFSGLLSLEQLTLERCNLTAVPTEALSHLHNLISLHLKQLNINALPAYAFKRLFRLKDLQIEAWPLLDMLPANSLYGLNLTSLSITNTNLSAVPYSAFKHLVYLTHLNLSYNPISTIEAGMLSDLVRLQELHMVGAQLRTIEPHAFQGLRFLRVLNVSQNLLETLEENVFHSSKSLEVLCINNNPLACDCRLLWILQRQPTLQFGGEPPMCAGPDSVRERSFRDFHSTALSFYFTCKKPKIQDKKLQYLVVEEGQTVQLMCNADGDPQPTISWVTPRRRLITTKSNGRATVLGDGTLEIRFAQDQDTGIYVCIASNAAGNDTYSASLTVKGFTSDRFLYANRTPMYMTDSNDTSSNGTNANSYSLDLKTILVSTAMGCFTFLGVVLFCFLLLFVWSRGKGKHKTSIDLEYVPRKNNGAVVEGEVSGPRRFNMKMI